The stretch of DNA TCCTCGAAGCAAAGCTCACAGACCCTACTGTCTCGTTTATCTACTGAGAACAGACAGGTGTCCCTCACTCAGCCTGTTAATGTCAACATGGAAGTCAGAAATGTCTACAGATTAATCTGTCAGGCATCTCTCCAGGGCTTATGTACGCAGTAGGGGCCTTTCATCCCTCTCTTGGGGTTTTCCTTTTGTGTTGTTTGCCTACTAACTGTCTAATCCACTGAACTCTCAGAAGTGGAGCGCTCTGATCGTCTCACTCTGATGAATTTGGAACCATTACTGTGTCTCCCTGTAAAACAGCCCCCGATATATATGGTTCCACTTATGTTCAAAAACACACGTTGTCTTTCATGTTTGTGCGCAGGGACCACGAATTATAATAAATGACGCTATTGGTGGAATAAACCCCTGTTCTATAACAGGATTGACCTTCTGCTTTTCTACAACTTCAAAAGCTCAGCCCTCGTCTCTTCCAAAAACACAGCATTAGACACAACATTATTATGTAAAAAGTAGGGGTTTCTCACCCCGCCACCTTTTAAGAGACACCGTGGGAGTTATTTACTCAAATCTCCCTGCTGGAAAACTGGGACAGAACCAGTGCAAGCTAATtgtaccatatttatcaaagaacaaCTCCAATTGCTTTGAACGTAATTCATTTTCTTTGCTATATAATAAATATCCTCCTTTGATTAATATGGGGCTATTTCTGCTCTGCATGTGTCCGAGTCCTGCTGCCGAGAGACTTTAGTAATGGATTCCCTTGTGATAGTTCAGCATGTCTCTCTTCATGTAGATAGTCCCATGTGGTCTCTCTTCCCAGTTCCGTCTGAACGTGCAGTTTCCTACCTCTCACAGTGAGCGTCACTTCCCTCTCCATCGTCCCTATTCGTGGTACTATGGCTTTGCACACATATGTTCCAGCGTCCTCATTAGTGACCTTGGTCATGGACAGGCTGTTTCCATTACTCAGCACCTGCGAGACAGCAGAGAAGGTCTCCTGAGACAGTGACGCACACCAACTATGGTGACCACCTGAACCTCATGTAGAGAGATACAAAGAGCTTGACCCTAAGTATCAATCCGATGTACTCAGTAGAAAAATGAGTCAAGCTTTGTGAAGGGTAAAACCAACCCAATCTCAGACTAAATTCAGCATAGATCCAGACATATggtgtagtaacaaaggagggagagggactaGGCGGTACGATACCTTTTGTTGGACCAACAAGGACTTGATATGCAagaagctttcaaacctctcaggatAACCCGATGAAGGAGTCTGAGAGGTTTGAaatcttgtaacatatcaacgacttgttggtccaataaaaggtatcatacccctattccctctccctcctttgttactactaccacaccgccccccccccccaccctctcccaccctctcccacccccgtcggatctcctgctcttcaACTCAACTGCACACGTGCAGCCGTGAACACTAGGTCTGTAGCctaatgcaggggttctcaactccagtcctcaagaacccccaaaagttcaggtcttaaggatatcccagcttcagcacaggtggcttaatcagaggctcagtagaagactgcaccacctgcactgaagctgggatatcctgaaaacctgacctgctggggggttTTGAGGAGAGCCTATTGACTTTGAATATTAATGTATTCTCCAaagaaggtgccttatggcataatacatcttagtaaatatggccctctaTGCAGCATCCAGGATATTTAGAGCTGTAATGTGTTTTTCAATGCTAGGGCCACTCAGGAACTTCTTCAGGGATCCGTTCTCCTGCATGGGACTCACCTCCACGGATCCTCTCTTGTTCCAGACCTGGGTGGGAGTGGGATTCCCAGTCCACCCGCAGAAGAACGACGCGTCTCCACCTACATCCACAGTCATGGGGCGGGGCTCTGTGAGGAGGCGTGGCCCAACTGCAAGGGTCAGAAGAATCATAGGGGTTATAGGTCAACTGGATGGAACTTTGCACCCTCCCAACGAAAACCACGGGAGGGGGTCAATTACCCATCCAACACAATTGAGATGTTGGACTTGAACATCGGGCTATTTATGAATCAGCCACACTTGGCAAGGTAAATTAGAGGCCCCAAAATGGAAACACTCAGCCGTGTAATACGTTCTCTACCTTTATCTCATGCAAAACACAGCAAAGTCTTCTTGCCAATAGACAGAAACATCATTACTTGCTATATAGCCATTTTACACACTCTCCAAAACATTGAACAGATATACCAAGAGTGCCACAGCATAAAACGAGCTACCTTTTGTTAATCTGCGGTAATTACAAATGTTAAATGATCAATAAACAATTATTAAAAAGCCGACAAACCAAGTGTATTACTGTCTGCACCTTTCAATGTTATAAATGTGACATATTAGTACATCCGAGGGATAATAATACTTTTCATATATATTGAATCTTGTAGACCAGGggttctgaactccagtcctcaagaccccccaagaggtcaggtttggaggctatcccagcttcagcacaggattgggccacctgtgctgaagctggatatCCTCAACACCTGATCTgttaggggtggggtggggtagggggtcttgaggactggagttgagaagctCTGTTGTAGACACATTGGGTTTCTGTCccaatgagtttacaatctaattctgGTACATGAAGTGCACAGACCCCAAATACACATCATAGCTCAGAGGCCACAAGAAGACACTGGGACCTGAGCAAGATTTACCGGCCCCCGGACCACTAGGCTGCACCTTCAACCCATACAAGAGCTTGGACCCGCACGCCATACTCACACAGCACATTGACCGCCGTGCTCATGTTGCTGGCTCCCACGCTGTTCGTGGCCTCGCACGAGACCGGAGCCGTGAAAAACGTGTGATCCACGGTCACATGATAGCGATCGCCCGACACGGGCAGGGGTTCGCCCCCCTTGGCCCATctatggagagagagaaagagcaggaAGACGTCATCTTTCAGGATACAAGACACGGAGAGGCTGACTTTATTCCCGTCCAATTCATTCGTTCGGGTCTGCGGCGGCATCAGTGacggggttaaaaaaaaagtagcgGTACTAATTTACAAAAGAGCTACATTTATTTACCTTTGGGGTACCGCTCATTGGACGGCGTGTAGAAAGATTTAAGCAATCTATGTATTTTGTCAAAATAAAGCGGAATTGTGAATTAGTCAATAAAAAAATTAGTGGTACTATTGGTGCCAagataaaaagtagtggtactgtttgTGACAGTAAGAGTAGTGGTACTCTTTACCGTGTAAGGGCCATCATGCCGGGTGGCATTAATGGGTAGGAAACTGATGCTGACCCTTTCGCTGCCAGGGGGGCTTCCAACGCATTTTGGCTGGCAGCGAACAGGTTAAATAATGAGCAGTGCTCTCACGTGTAAGCTGGAGCCCACGAGAGCCGGATACACGTGTGACCGAGAAGACACCAGCCATGTTCCCGCCAGGCGCGCTGCGCTGTACAGTATCCGCGCCACCGCTCCTCACCTATATCCCGTCACCTCCGGGTTGGAGACGGCGCTGCACTGGAAAGTGACCGCGCCTCCTTCAGAGACTGTGGGAGGATCCACGGAGAGCGTCACTCTGGGGAGGTCTGCGAGAGGATAAGAGCCGGGGGTTAGAACGAGACAGTGCGGAGTCACGGAGATTGGGCTGCGGTAAGGGGGCCTCGTTTCACCTGTGTACAGGTACAGGACCTGGTTTCTGAGCAGTGTGAGGTCACAGAGCCTGTATCTGGGTATAGTTTGCAATCAGAGAATCTGGTTTAAGGGTTTAGTATTAGATTACAGGGTCTAATTTGGGGGTGCAgtgagtggtcacaggctctggtTGGGGGTGCAGTGTGAGGCCACAGGCTCTGCTTTTTGGGTGAGGTGTGATGTCACAGGCTCTGGTTTGAGGGTGCAGTATGAGATCACAGGCTCTGGTTTGGGGGTGCAGTATGAGATCACAGGCTCTGGTTTGGGGGTGCAGTATGAGATCACAGGCTCTGGTTTGAGGATGCAGTATGAGATCACAGGCTCTGGTTTGGGGGTGCAGTATGAGATCACAGGCTCTGGTTTGAGGATGCAGTATGAGATCACAGGCTCTGGTTTGGGGGTGCAGTATGAGGTCACAGGCTCTGGTTTGGGGTTGCAGTGGGAGGTCACAAGCTCTGGTTTGAGGGTGCAGTATGAGATCACAGGCTATGGTTTGGGGGTTCAGTATGAGATCACAGGCTCTGGTTTGAGGATGCAGTATGAGATTGCAGGCTCTGGTTTGGGGGTgcagtgtgagatcacaggctctggttaaggggttcagtaTGAGATCACAGGCTCTGGTTTGAGGATGCAGTATGAGATTACAGGCTCTGGTTTGAGGATGCAGTATGAGATTACAGGCTCTGGTTTGAGGATGCAGTATGAGATTACAGGCTCTGGTTTGGGGGTgcagtgtgagatcacaggctcTGGTTTGAGGGGGCAATATGAGATCACAGGCTCTGGTTTGGGGTTGCAGTATGAGGTCACAGGCTCTGATTTGAGGATGCAGTATGAGATTACATGCTCTGGTTTGGGGTTGCAGTATGAGGTCACAGGCTCTGGTTTGGGGTTGCAGTATGAGATCACAGGCTCTGGTTTGGGGGTGcagtgtgacgtcacaggccctggtttggggttGCACTCACACTGCACGCTCAGTGCCACCGCTTTCTCTCGTCCCTCCAGAAGTGCAGCGTTCCTGACATGACAAACATAGCTGGATCCGGTGTCACCAAAACTTGGAGTTATCAAGAGACTGCTAGAGGCGCTCTCACTCCTACCATCCGATAGCAGCTCCTGCAGAAAACAGAGAGACAGTCACGTGAGCTGATAGGGTCCGAATAAGGTAAGAGTAAAAGAAAGCAATGCAATGGTGGGTAAAGACTGATAAACAGCATTTAAGAAAGAGACAGCAAGAGAGTGTTACAcaaatgagaaagagagagaccaaTGAGAAAGAAAATGCTAAATAatggcatgagagagagagagagagatagatagagagagagagagagagagaacactagTGATAAAGAGCAAGAGAGAAGGAATAAAAGGCAGATTGAGAGAGACAGCCAATGAGTATTAAATCCCCAAAGAGTAGGTAGACATATAGGGCAAGAGTCAGGTAGTTTGACCTCTGACCTTGGAGTAAACTGCGCCATCCACCTGCTTCCCGTCGCGGTACCATGTAATCTCTGCCGCTGGTTTTGCCACAGGAGCGAGGCAGGTCAGATTGTATGGGACATTCACCAGGAGACTGAGCACAGGGGAGCCTGGGACCAGCGGCTCTCCCGGGGGAACTGagtgagagcagagagaggtgtcAGTAAGACTAGTTATATAGCGGCTCTGAGAGAAAGGAAGAAGAAAGTACTgacctgtcacagtgtcaccccccccagcactgacctgtcacagtgtgacccccccagcactgacctgtcacagtgtcacccccccAGCACTgacctgtcacagtgtcaccccccAGCACTGACCTGTCACGGTGTCACCCCCCCAgcactgccctgtcacagtgtcaccacCCAGCACTgacctgtcacagtgtcacaacccagcactgccctgtcacagtgtcacccccccagcactgccctgtcacagtgtcaccacCCAGCACTgacctgtcacagtgtcacaacccagcactgccctgtcacagtgtcaccacccagcactgccctgtcacagtgtcacacccgcccccccccagcAGTGTCCTGTCACAGCAAAAAATGGGAAAATGATTCCAGCAATTGATGCTCAGCTGTCCAGGGTCACTGTATTGCAATAATATCTTGAACAATACTAAAATTGGATAGTCTGTGAGAAACCAATGAAATCCACCCTCTGGAGTAAATCAGCTtccagtgtgtctgtctgagtctccTAACATGTGGGGGACCTGTGGTGTGTGTCATCAATTCTTCCAGTCAGCTGTATATATGCATGACTCAATGTATACACCAATGTAATAAGTGGTCTCATATGGCACACATATGGTAGTAATAAGACCCCACAAACTAGCTGAAGGAGTGGGGGTACTCACGATTGAGAGGTGGTCGGTCCGTCAGCGTGCATCACGCATAATATGTGAAGCAGTAGAAGAAATCCACGAAGGATGAAGCGCAGCACAGCAATAAAGTTGGGGGCTAGACACCGGTAGGTATGAAGTTAAaaatcctttaatccatggtTGACATCATGGTATGGTGGTAAGtaaatctctaacgcgtttcgccaaagGGCGACgtcccgaaacgcgttagagatttaCTTACCACCATACCATGATGTCAaccatggattaaaggatttTTAACTTTATACCTACCGGTGTCTAGCCCCCAACTTTATTGCTGTGCTGCGCTTCACTCCTTCGTGGATTTCTTCTActgcgccctgtcacagtgtcacccctctccccccagcagtgtcctgtcacagtgtcaccccctccccccagcagtgtcctgtcacagtgtcaccccctccccccagcagtgtcctgtcacagtgtcaccccctccccccagcagtgtcctgtcacagtgtcacccccctccccccagcagtgtcctgtcacagtgtcaccccccaccccccagcagtgtcctgtcacagtgtcaccccccaccacccagcagtgtcctgtcactgtgtcacccccaccccccagcagtgtcctgtcacagtgtcaccccccctccccccagcagtgtcctgtcacagtgtcaccccccaccccccaacagtgtcctgtcacaatgtcacccccctccccccagcagtgtcctgtcactgtcaccccccaccccccagcagtgtcctgtcacagtgtcacccccctccccccagcaatgtcctgtcacagtgtcacccccttccccccagcagtgtcctgtcacagtgtcaccagCTTCCCCCCAGCAGtgtcctgtcacagtgtcaccccccAGCAGTGTCCGGTCACAGTGTCACCCCCCAGCAGTGTCCGGTCACAGTGTCACCCCCCAGCAGtgtcctgtcacagtgtcacccccctccccccagcagtgTCCTATCACAGTGTCAAACAGCAGAGCCCTGTCACTTACTCAGCACGGTAAGACGGGCTCGCTGTGACCTCAGCGCTGCCTGCGTTGCTTGGCACTCGTAGATAGCATCGTCGCTGAGCTCCACTCCCTCGATGTGCAGGTTATGTTCCCCTAATGCAGGGTCTCCGGTGACAGAATAACGGGACCACCCTAGAACAGAGTCCCACAACCTGTTTAACACCTTCCCTGCCACGGGCGGGGGCTGCAGCATATATTGTGCACTGGGAGATACGGAATAAAACCCTGCAATGCTATCGGTTCCATTAACGCTTTGGCTTCCAGCGGGGCCCTTACAATGCATATTACTGACCTGTTTGGCAGTGAAAGGGTAAATGGTACACAGGGCCCTGTTATTCCAGGAGAAAACAAGCATGGTGTTATCCTAATGTATAGCTGTGATCCCCTGCTACATACTTACTATGCAGTGAGGGCGGGCAGGTTCGTGGGTTTCGGAACGAATTTTCAAGCTAAACGCAGGAAAGGTTCGCCCACtaattatcattatttttattatcattattattatttagaaacTTTGGGGTTAAACCAAAAGTTTATATTTCTAAAATTACTGCTGAGTAAATATGGCCCCAAATCTGTTGCCCGAGGTCACAGGGAGCTCTCTCAATGGGTCAAATGGGGATTTGAACTGGGTTCGACCTCTCTAAAGGCAGTGACATTGCCGCTGAGCGCGAGCAAAAGCGTCAGCTGCAGGAAGGGCATCCCAGACGGGAGGCGCGGGGTTAACAGGAAGTCTTTCGGAGAAGGTGGTAGCCGTGCCTCTAAAGCAAAGTGTGTGTTACCGCTCATCTCGTGCGCAAAGTCACTACGGAAACTAATCACTGGGAGGTTTCAatattaaaggaaaaaaaatgctaatgaatacatattaacccctgcgcTGCCAGGGGCACAGGAAAACCTTGCTCTGGTAAGTGCCTCGctggtctctggcagtgaagggataCACACCTAAATCATTGTGCAATGATCATGAGTaagacagaaagagacacagataTAGGGGCATATTTTCTAAGCGGTGTTACTCCATAAGATACCTCCCATGCTGGAAGATATCTCacagagtagcactgcttaggaaATATGGCCCGTAATGTTTTTAATGGTCTGTATTTTTCATCTTCAGATacaaaatggttaaaaaaaaacaaaaaaaaacccacacacatGGGTAATCTGTAGGAATGACCCCAAATAATTGAGATATCTGTGTTTGCGTCTCGTCTCGGGAGAAGCCATGTGATGCTGTTGATAACACTGGAGTATCAGAGAGGAAGAAGTGCGTTGAGATTGATCGCCAGTCTCTGTGGCTCCTGCTTATTCTAGGACAGTACAAACATGGAGCATTTATCTTTTAGGAAGGGTGTCTGTGTTACCTGGCAGGTCTCTCTCCGCCCCCAGCGCCAATCCATCCATTGTCCACTGGACCACTCCTCGGTAGCCAATCACCACACAGGGTAGAATGACTGATTTCCCAGCTACGATCACCTGATCCGAGGGCTGCTGGGAGAAATGCGCCCCGTAACCTGCCAGAGAGAAGGGGAAAGGTCAATAATGTCCTAGGACCAGGCTCCCTCGCGGGCGGCCTGCAGAGGGTCATCGAGTGGCCCCTGGACTGTCCACTTTTCATTTTATTGTAGTTGCCCAAGCAGCTAAATGTACTCTTTTTCACACTAAAACTCACTTCTAAGGCAAT from Ascaphus truei isolate aAscTru1 chromosome 6, aAscTru1.hap1, whole genome shotgun sequence encodes:
- the KIRREL2 gene encoding kin of IRRE-like protein 2, with the protein product MEVQSLLPCVLLISLLGKSYGAHFSQQPSDQVIVAGKSVILPCVVIGYRGVVQWTMDGLALGAERDLPGWSRYSVTGDPALGEHNLHIEGVELSDDAIYECQATQAALRSQRARLTVLIPPGEPLVPGSPVLSLLVNVPYNLTCLAPVAKPAAEITWYRDGKQVDGAVYSKELLSDGRSESASSSLLITPSFGDTGSSYVCHVRNAALLEGREKAVALSVQYLPRVTLSVDPPTVSEGGAVTFQCSAVSNPEVTGYRWAKGGEPLPVSGDRYHVTVDHTFFTAPVSCEATNSVGASNMSTAVNVLFGPRLLTEPRPMTVDVGGDASFFCGWTGNPTPTQVWNKRGSVEVLSNGNSLSMTKVTNEDAGTYVCKAIVPRIGTMEREVTLTVRGPPVITSDTHYETALGGKARLQCLVETTPVPDKIVWSWDEHSLEEGSWGRFSVETRVTDGGAVSFLIVDGTEQSDFLTEYNCSAQNLFGEDSVLISLRQQAALPLTLLAIALGSGMLCLFVLVMISVLCCRRPRKAVKDTQILAVEVSGSSPSDRHPSDSEDDLKEPLHTDTESRGTSQTEHSDIPEETQDPTNGYYKVRAQEDSRPPPVTYPEFSSPPRPLYSAPPPLTPLCHTASLPGPPKLYDYSHRYATTPRPGGERTHIPKGPTQMPPGAGHLPAPYARAFCSYIRPERYDSLEAVPTPSRLSYASLSTHSDYGRPAQQRMQTHV